One genomic window of Choristoneura fumiferana chromosome 14, NRCan_CFum_1, whole genome shotgun sequence includes the following:
- the LOC141434989 gene encoding LOW QUALITY PROTEIN: uncharacterized protein (The sequence of the model RefSeq protein was modified relative to this genomic sequence to represent the inferred CDS: inserted 1 base in 1 codon) translates to MDDSRSRVSRRSRSRERRRSRSRASGRSRSSSRRRIRDRERELDRERERVRQLERDLLREREEDRRRRSERLSRRSSFEGSARLSRVRSPERAERQSRRPSPERNEHRSRVSEPSRDRHTQQPEPHRPRDRHLSGERREIRSRSPVFSSKDVLDIIQSLKSGLSSQAVNQSTQMNTKGLDYKNIVPEFDPSTKSQRVDVWLRKVNECASVYSWDERTTVHFAMQKLRGLAKTWYESQSSILFTWAEWQEKLTGAFPCDQNYGQSLEEMLRRRSRFNESIEVYFYEKLSLLNNCEITGKRAVDCLIHGITDKTTRSSALALRCTEPDVLLQFLMSNKECYVPQYATFKNKAANGAPGSTDGNRPNSIRPPFRPSSSTNTNGVHCFNCKEXGHPYLQCPKPLLKCNRCNKLGHVVENCFLKEKSTNADTAKATMCISNMNPNDKYFKKIIVNDLPMDAFVDFGSEVTLVKESILLLLNTTHDGKPATMTGFGNGLVQSLGSLSLNLSVDEVDATIKCQVVKDHLLNRPILIGQSFTELPHIIVVKDATRLQFHNIGVELPAHDPGAGDEHGVRIRIHGHSILHGIASVKAASEPKFTGNILLSTKVIGKPNQQYVVCGGVYPVKDGFLNVIIAPCTIPCILHKNAVFSRGEKIEVVNRIMTSPTEALSPDDRPSSDLARSPAESIDINQINIGETVTEADKLQLIDLLEKYKHCFAYDLSSLGCTGLASMTIELNSQRPVVYRPYRLSYHEREKVRGMVDEMLEAGIIRESVSSYASPIILVKKKDGKARLCVDFRMLNSLTVKERYPMPIIEDEIARLSGQAWFVTLDLMSGYYQVPISEQSKHLTAFVTPDGQYEFNRMPFGLANAPATFQRMMNQVLGPIRFDKATVYIDDLLVYGKSPQECLNRLEEVLQLLDKANLKLNLSKCSFLRDKIEYLGYEIDSEGMRPGKGKIQSVVDFPRPENVHGVRQFIGLVSYFRKFICGFAPLAYPLTRLLKKEAAWQWGKEQEDAFKMLKAKLVERPVLAIYDPKAETELHTDASRLGVGGIILQRHQPNDGFKPVAYYSRQTTPEEKNFHSYELETLAVICALKKFRVYLLGKEFRVVTDCSALRSTFGKRDLIPRIARWWLAFQEFNCTIEYRAGVKMSHVDALSRNPIVNNETENVDPYPAVMAISNEDWLLTLQLGIVS, encoded by the exons ATGGATGACAGCCGGAGCCGTGTGAGCAGGCGCAGCCGAAGCCGCGAGCGCAGGCGCAGCCGGAGCCGCGCGAGTGGGCGTAGCCGGAGTTCCAGCCGCCGTCGTATACGAGATCGGGAAAGAGAACTGGATCGCGAACGCGAACGCGTGCGCCAGCTGGAACGAGACTTGTTGCGAGAACGCGAGGAAGATCGGAGAAGACGAAGCGAGCGTCTGAGCCGCCGCTCCAGCTTCGAGGGGAGTGCACGACTTAGCCGGGTTCGCAGCCCTGAGCGGGCCGAGCGTCAGAGCCGACGTCCTAGCCCTGAAAGGAACGAGCACCGGAGTCGCGTCAGCGAACCCAGCCGCGACCGACACACTCAACAACCAGAGCCACATAGACCACGGGATCGTCATTTGAGCGGAGAGCGTCGGGAAATAAGGTCACGTAGTCCTGTCTTTTCTAGTAAAGATGTTTTAGATATTATACAATCGCTCAAGAGTGGTTTATCGTCGCAGGCTGTAAACCAGAGTACACAAATGAATACTAAAGGTTtggattataaaaatatagtaccGGAATTTGATCCCTCAACAAAAAGTCAACGCGTTGATGTTTGGCTACGAAAGGTCAACGAATGTGCCTCTGTTTACAGCTGGGACGAAAGAACTACCGTTCACTTCGCAATGCAAAAACTCCGGGGACTGGCCAAAACTTGGTATGAAAGTCAGAGTTCTATTTTGTTTACTTGGGCCGAGTGGCAAGAAAAACTTACTGGTGCATTTCCTTGCGACCAGAATTACGGCCAGTCCCTAGAGGAGATGCTTCGGCGGCGAAGCCGATTTAACGAATCAATTGAAGTCTACTTTTATGAAAAACTTTCTCTTCTAAATAACTGCGAAATAACAGGAAAACGCGCGGTGGATTGTTTAATCCATGGAATTACTGATAAGACTACTAGATCTAGTGCCTTAGCGCTTAGATGTACTGAACCAGATGTCCTATTACAGTTTCTAATGAGCAACAAAGAGTGTTATGTGCCTCAATAtgcaacatttaaaaataaagctgcTAATGGTGCACCTGGTTCAACTGATGGCAATAGACCCAATAGCATTAGACCTCCTTTCCGACCAAGTTCAAGTACGAACACAAATGGCGTCCATTGTTTTAACTGTAAGG AAGGGCACCCATATTTACAGTGCCCGAAACCATTGCTCAAGTGTAATCGATGTAACAAATTAGGACATGTGGTCGAAAACTGTTTCTTGAAGGAAAAATCTACAAATGCTGACACGGCGAAGGCGACGATGTGTATTTCAAATATGAACCCGAATGATAAATATTTCAAGAAAATAATAGTCAATGACTTGCCAATGGATGCATTTGTAGATTTTGGCAGCGAGGTGACATTAGTGAAGGAATCCATTCTCCTGTTATTAAATACTACTCATGATGGAAAACCAGCCACAATGACAGGTTTTGGGAACGGATTAGTACAATCGTTAGGATCCTTGTCTTTAAATTTGTCAGTGGATGAAGTAGATGCAACCATTAAATGTCAAGTTGTGAAAGATCATTTGTTAAATAGACCTATATTAATTGGTCAATCGTTCACTGAGCTACCGCACATTATTGTGGTTAAAGACGCAACTAGGTTACAGTTTCATAACATTGGCGTTGAGTTACCCGCCCATGACCCGGGTGCTGGGGACGAACATGGTGTTAGGATTAGGATACACGGCCACAGTATTTTGCACGGCATAGCAAGCGTTAAGGCTGCTTCTGAGCCCAAATTCACTGGAAACATATTGCTAAGCACCAAGGTCATAGGAAAACCAAACCAGCAATATGTCGTATGTGGAGGTGTCTATCCCGTTAAAGATGGCTTCTTGAATGTCATAATTGCACCTTGTACAATTCCATGCATATTACACAAAAATGCGGTGTTTTCTCGTGGGGAGAAGATAGAAGTAGTTAATCGAATAATGACATCTCCAACAGAGGCATTATCACCAGATGATAGGCCCAGTTCTGATCTTGCACGGTCACCGGCTGAATCAATAGATATTAACCAGATAAATATAGGTGAAACGGTGACAGAAGCAGATAAGCTGCAATTAATAGATCTGCTTGAGAAATATAAACATTGCTTTGCATATGACCTCTCGAGCCTAGGTTGCACGGGTTTGGCTTCAATGACCATCGAGCTAAATAGTCAACGGCCAGTGGTATACAGGCCCTACCGGTTGTCGTATCATGAACGGGAAAAGGTTCGAGGCATGGTGGATGAGATGCTTGAGGCGGGCATAATACGGGAGAGTGTATCTAGCTATGCTAGTCCAATTATTCTGGTCAAAAAAAAGGACGGTAAAGCGCGGCTTTGCGTTGATTTTAGGATGTTGAACTCCCTAACCGTAAAGGAGAGGTATCCCATGCCAATCATAGAAGATGAGATAGCTCGACTATCCGGTCAGGCCTGGTTTGTCACCCTGGATTTGATGTCAGGGTACTACCAAGTACCAATCTCTGAGCAGTCAAAACATCTAACAGCGTTTGTCACGCCGGACGGCCAGTACGAATTTAACCGTATGCCGTTCGGCTTGGCAAACGCACCTGCTACATTCCAGAGGATGATGAACCAGGTTCTAGGCCCAATACGTTTTGACAAGGCTACGGTCTATATAGATGACCTGTTGGTGTATGGTAAAAGTCCCCAAGAGTGTCTAAATAGGTTAGAAGAAGTCTTGCAACTTTTAGACAAAGCTAACCTGAAACTAAACCTGTCAAAATGTAGTTTTTTGCGGGATAAGATAGAGTATCTAGGTTATGAGATTGATTCAGAGGGAATGCGACCCGGAAAGGGTAAAATACAATCGGTAGTTGACTTTCCGCGCCCGGAGAACGTTCATGGTGTTCGCCAGTTCATAGGCTTAGTTAGCTATTTCAGGAAATTTATTTGCGGCTTTGCCCCGCTGGCGTATCCGTTGACTAGATTGTTAAAGAAGGAGGCAGCCTGGCAGTGGGGTAAAGAGCAAGAGGATGCGTTTAAAATGCTTAAGGCAAAACTGGTTGAGCGTCCCGTTCTAGCTATATATGACCCAAAAGCCGAGACGGAACTCCACACGGACGCCAGCAGACTGGGAGTAGGTGGCATTATACTGCAGCGCCACCAACCAAATGATGGCTTTAAACCAGTAGCTTACTACAGTCGGCAAACGACGCCTGAAGAGAAAAATTTCCATTCGTACGAGTTGGAAACCTTAGCGGTAATTTGTGCCTTAAAAAAGTTCCGAGTGTATTTGTTAGGTAAAGAATTCAGGGTCGTTACCGATTGCAGTGCGCTACGGTCTACTTTTGGGAAACGGGATCTCATACCTCGTATAGCCAGATGGTGGTTGGCGTTTCAGGAGTTTAACTGTACAATAGAATACAGAGCTGGAGTCAAAATGTCCCACGTAGACGCACTATCAAGGAATCCTATCGTTAATAATGAAACAGAGAATGTTGATCCCTATCCAGCGGTGATGGCCATAAGCAATGAGGACTGGTTGCTTACACTGCAACTGGGGATAGTGAGTTAA